Below is a window of Leguminivora glycinivorella isolate SPB_JAAS2020 chromosome 11, LegGlyc_1.1, whole genome shotgun sequence DNA.
GCCATGACGACCTTGCTGAAGGGCACGAAGAGCGCGGTGTGGCCCGCGGCGGCGAGGAAGTAGCGGCGGCCGCGGTAGGTGCCGTCGTTCCTGGGCGCGCCGGGGCACGCCGCCAGCGGCAGCTCCGCGCCCACCACCACGCCGCTTGTGGCCGCCGTGCCACCCGCGATACCCACGTAActattggaataaaaaaaatcactaagCACACATAaaattttaatccatactaatattataaatgggaaagtgtgtgtgtctgtttgtttgtccgtctttcacggcaaaacaaagCGAAGAATCgaggtgattttttaggtggtgatagttaaagggatggagagtgacataagctactttttgtctctttctaacgcgagagaagcctcgggcaaaagctagtaagaaaTATTTAAGACCGTTAGGTCACAGACGTCGCACTCGTCACAGTATAAGACCAGTACCTAGTAACTTTTCTAACAAACGTATGTCGATCGATGTGCTGGAACTGTTGGAGCTGACGCGGTTTTGCCGGAATGCCATATGGCTGGCCTACTATAGTTCATGCACGATCTGCTCAAcaaatggtctcgccggaagatcaggggcccgtttctcgaaaggtacaagccttgtattacaagtgtgtttccatgacaacccatacggtaccatgcgcggatccaggggggggggtcatggggggtcatgacccccccctggagcctgggctggccatacaaatagaccacgtgacccccccccctgggcacgaagctggatccgcgcttgtacggtacctttcgagaaacgggcccctgcgCTGACCTTATGGTTAGTTAGCGTTATGCTGAGACGGAACTATTTTGTGGTAAACTATTTTATTCCTACTgtctttatttcttttttttttctttaactaTTAAAAGTGTTCGTATTGTTGTGttgttttaaatatgtttgtattgttatgcttgtttgtcacgaataaatgattcgTAATTTCTGTCACTCACCGCACGCGGCCTACAGCGATACGGCCGTGAGGAGCGATGAGCTTCACTGCGTGTCCCAGGCGGAGCTGACGCGGCTCTGCTGGCACGTATGGCTGGCCCACTATGCTCTGCGCGCGATCTtctgcgaaaaaaaaaatattgacttGAATAGGGAACATTCTAGCTTGGTTGTAGCACATGATCGACGTGTTGATCCTCTGTCGCACTTGTGACTTCGGACCTAAGTGTGAAGGGAGAAATCGCGACTTACATCGCTGTAGGTACTCTGTAAAGTAGGCCCGCTTTGCAAAATACTATATTTACATcaatgtcatacaatttttgaGAACACCAAACGGCGTTGTTTAAAATTATAAGGAGCATTTTTTCAGAAATCAAACTATAACTGGAGAAAAATTGCACAGAACTGGATTCACTTTGGATCGCTGCGCCATGGGAATAAGTGACTTGCACTATAAGGGAAACTCTACTAACGTTCTATGGAGGTTGATCGCAGGTTATCGATGGAGCGGCGGAGATACGTCTCAGCTTCCTCCAGTAATTCATCAGTATCGTCGCGTCGGAAGTCAGGCAGCGAGCCACGCCACTGCCGGCAGTCCACTGCGaataataaatcaaaatatttatctaaCCTTTAAATTAAAGGTTTTGAGTCGAAACTCAAAGTAAGTGCGTCAAAACTATACAATAAGTTCACTATGTCCACTAGCTTTCGTCATTCTAACACTTTACAAGTGTAAAGGGCCAAATTGACCCCATCGAGCAGTGAATTTTCATAAAGTACGCCctctaatttatttatattttaaacagtGAATTCGGCTAGGATTTAGATACTTAACCACAAAAACTATATTTGAATCGTATCGTAATCAATTAATCATATTTTACTCGTTTACGTATTAGTAGAAATATCCAAATATTGTTTCTACCTCTATGACAAGACCTTTAAATTAGCCTGAGGATGAACATGATGAATGAAAGAAGCCTGCCTTGGTCGAATGAATgagaataatatatttttccccttactagctcggaaacaagtgttttgtcctttaataccagcgggtaaaaacgcattttatccactagtgggtaaagtaatttgaccttgaataaagccaaattaactgctttaaaattgataaaagtaggtgaatctagtaattaagaagatttaccacccgtggaactactggaagcagtgataaacgcatttttttgcgttgtagtttcctcgctatagtgaggggaaaagttttgtgttacactcgggtgcaaatgtattttaattctcgtgtgttaaaaaactcacaagttcaggattctattctcgaaccactcgcttcgctcgtggttcaactatagaatcctttcacttgctcgtttttcaattccacactcggcgttaaaatacaactttgcccccttgtataacaaataactatattacCTTTGGATGGCATTGCGTAGTGCGGCAGGCGGTCGTAGCTCCGGTCCATACTTGTGCTTGGGGAGCGCGACGAACGCGCCAAAAACTTGGTGTAGCTGTCAATGTGTACATGTATGTGTTAATACTCAATGAGGCATTTGAGGATAACCGCCTCAAAACCTTAGATGAAAAGCGCCAATTACGAAAAGAGAGacctaagccctcctacgtgtaCACGTATATCTACCTCCGCTGGCGAGCTTTGTTGCCACCCGTGCCAGCGAGTATTTAAAAGcaagttcggcctggccagccacatTAGAGCACACGCAAGGAAACGTCCGTAAGGCTTATTTagggtcgccgtcatcgaaaacgatgaggaggactatatataaTACTCAATGAGTGTCTACACTCTGAGCTTATTTTATTACCGGCGTTGCAGTAAACGATTTGATAATTTCACATTGGGTGGCTTAGTAATTGACAATGGTCAATGGGTAAGTAAAGATTAGTTTATAAAGGTTTTATTTTTGAGTAGGTACCCATGACAGATTTAAAGTATTCTGCCCATTCAGCTAGGGCTTAGTACAGTCAGCAAACAAGCtgaagctgtgaatacagacaaagtgccaataTGTATACGCACATTAATGTAccggcaataaagttctgtacaaatatttttggcacttcggctgtattcatagctttgttgctgactgtacaatgCTTTAGGCTAGATTTAATTCTTCTTCTACTTTAGTTTTTCTggtttaccaaaaaaaaaaacgttctgTTTAAACATTCGCCAAGATTCAGCATAGGCACGTCAAAAACACGTTACAAAAGCTAAAACGTGAGTTTCATCCTATAGCGGTATAAGATCGGTCGCCTGTATTGAAGCCCCAAGAAGTCCTGCTGGTGCTACGCTGTCTGTATCTATGCCTTGCAAATTCGTCACGTCGTCtctgtaaatccatactaatattatcaatgggaaagtgtgtgtgtccgtttgtttgtccgtctttcacggcaaaacggagtgatgaattgacgtgatttttagggttccgtagccaaaatggcaaaaacggaacccttatagtttcgtcatgtccgtctgtccgtctgtccgtctgtccgtctgtccgtctgtcacagccgatttactcggaaactataagtactacagtgatgaaatttgatgggaatatgtgttgtatgaaccgctacaaaattatgacactaaatagtaaaaaaaaagaattgggggtggggccccccatacatgtaactgagggatgaaaatttttttttcgatgtacatacccgtgtggggtatcaatggaaaggtcttttaaaatgatataaagttttctaaaaaacatttttcttaaagtgaacggtttttgagatatcagctctcaaagtcgtaaaaagtatgtccccccccctctatttttataactacggggtataaaattctaaaaaaaatagaggtgatgcatgctaattaactctttcaacgatttttggtttgatcaaagtatctcttatagtttttgagataggttgatttaactgtaattttggttaagttattggtttattatatttgctgctacggaaccctttgtgcgcgagcccgactcgcacttggccggttttttaagtggagatagttggaatggagagtgacaaaggctactttttgtctctttctaacgcaagcgaagccacgggcaaaagctagtcaaaACATAATACTAACTTGGAGTGGTCGGAAGGGATGGACTCCAAATCCATGGAGGCCCGGAGACCGAGCGCCCAGACGGGGTCCGCGGATCGCGATAGCTCTGGCACCATCGACGTGAATCCTGCAACCAAGTAAGGATATGGTTGATAAACCTAGTTGTAAAtgaaactgatccattttttccattattacactatgatgttgagttctacatgtatccactgaacacgcctaccatatataaccggtggacactctatttaataatgcaaacattataaaacatggaaaaaatcagtcgaggtttgccccgctgtaccttacaaaaaaaaacttgcgaAAGCAAAATTCGGTGGCAGACGACGGTTCGGTGCAACCGACCCTGAGTAACAGATGTGCTGTGGGTTGTGGGTGTCTTCAGGGTCTGCAGCTCTAGCGACTTTCAGAAGGTGAGTCACCAGTCTGGTTCGCAGTGGAATGGCCACGTTGCACAGTTGGACGTAGTTTAGGAAAAATTATCCAATCCACAAAAAAAATTTCTTAAACTATGTCCAGACAGGCAAGTATGTACTATCGTACTtgcaaatagtgcgataggggcggaccgatgttttatcgtctatcacgcgaccatgctatcggtgcagtTGAGGTTTCTTACCAATGTCACTGAGCAAGACGCGTGTGTCTTCAGCGACCGTCGGCGCGGCTAGTTTCGGAGCCGGCACGGTGAGTCGCCGCGTTGGCGCGGAGCGAATTGGCAACGTCGGCATTATGGATCTTGATGGCAGGGATATCTGTGGACAACAAAGAcgtttaaattttcaaagtgGAAAATCTCTGCCTTGGGTGAGTCTTGTACCCTTGTACCTCACTGGTGTCCGGATCGATCCTCCGGCGCTCTGCCAAGTGAACTGAGCCATCGGTggtccaagtcatattggaaattcatcAGTTAGAATGCGCCAATCATGCTAAATATAGTGGCATCGATTTCAGATGTTGCTGCTTGTCAAAAACTTAAATAAGATGTTTATTTGATGGTATTGTTTTTCCGTTAAGGTGTCATTCATATTAAGTCACGCAAAATATCGACTTTTTCAACTGACTGTTTTACTTGAGCcagatgtatgtatgtaatagactacataaaaaaatggcattatgtttagtccgtcagttagatcgtccaaaaacactgaacacatatttttcgctttttctaattaatgaaaaaatacaaagatatagagcatcaaagttccagcgtgggggcttgtgacgtcacttctaagtaaaaattgtacctaggcgtgacgtcacgcgaaacttcaacgcactgcaccgtcgtcatttttcatttacgagaaaaaagaaaaaatacgtgtctaaaattctttgattatctaactgacggactaattagttttttttgtcgtctcgcctattatgtatgtatgtattggtACCTTTACCTTGCTAGCCAGGTACTGGTCGGAGCTCCACCGGTTGGGTAGTGCGCACACGTCAGTTTGCGCGCCCGACTCGCGTCGCGGGGCGCCCGTCTCGCGCAGCACGGGGCGCGCGCGAGGCCCTAGGGCACCCGCCTTGAGGGGCCCGCGGGGAAGGCGGTAACCTGCCGGTCTGTGAAATAACACATATAaattaacatataaaaaatcCGAAATCCAGAACGGCGGTACATAAATCATAGATAACCTAAGAACTAATACTGACTAGCCTGAATAATCGTTATGTTTAACCCTCGAAGTCCAAGCAATCActtttacatttcattaaaatagaAATGAACTTACGAAATAACACATAAGAAATAGATACAACAACTAACCTGTACTGAAACGGATTCGGGCAAGTATTCCTCCTCACATTATTATACAGATCGTCCTCCGAAGTCCCACATTTCGAGATATCCCTCTCAGCGAACACAGAAAATCTATGTCCAAAGTGGCTAGTCTTATGAAAACTATCCACACTTTCATCCCTATGAAGTATATCCATACTAGACCCAAGTTCGAAGCTCGAAGACTTTGTGTTATCGAAGCTTAGGCCTCTGTTATACTCGCAGGTTAGACTGTCAACGCTGTCAAGTCTTCTAGTGCTTGTGTTTGGGCTCCGTTTGTAGAGGGTGTTATCTGAGCGATTATCGCAGCTTTTTAAAATCCCTCTGCCTGGGAGATCTAAGCTCCCTTTGCTGTTGAAAGCTACATGACGAATTTCCTTATCGTTAGGGAGCGATACTCTTTTAGCTCTCAAACTCGAGTCGGCTAAGACTCCCTGTAAGGCGCTGTTTTCCTGGTTCTCGTTTTCAGCGTTGTCTGTGGTCTCTCCTGGTTGGAAGTCAGGGTCTAGTGTGTGGAACTTGATGAGGACGGGCGTGGAGTGCGTCGTGGAGGCCGAGGGAGGCCAGTGGTCGGTCTCCCGGATGGATACTAGGTCCTCCTGGGAATACAAATAAAGTGGCTGGGAATAAAAATCTGGGCTGGGTCGCCAATGTCGCCATATAAAGGTCATCAACAATACTTCAATTTTGTGACAAGGTGGAGGTATACTATTATTTCTTAACCCTGACTGAAATGATATGTTGATATTAGTATGGTAAGATAATCGGTATTACTTTAACGTTCAACACGGCATAAGCCATATTGATATATGATCAACTACGAGTTAACTGCACACTACAAATAGCTGCACTGAAAATGTTGAGACAATTGTTAATTTCAAACTTAATTGCACAAAAactaaaattaggtacttaatgccTTTAGGCATTCTTTCCCAGTCAACCACAAACAGAAGTTTGTGAAGCTGGGTGTTAGACGGACTTCGGAACGACGTGCGAATCGAATTTGTGGCAAAAAAAGTTAGTATAGAATTGCTGGGATAACAGTAAGAAGAAGACTGACCGtgtctaacggctcagccacgacattggtctaagcgcgacagcggcgagcggcggccatacattgaagcgagacacagcgatgggacttttcattcgcacatatggttgccgctcaccgctgtcgcgcttagaccaatgtcgtggctgggccgtaaagcGTTACCTGCAAATTACTCATATCTTTAGACTCGTCGGTAGTGAATATGAGTTCTATATCGTCGACCTCCTCCGACTCGTTGCCGCTCGCGTTCTCCGTCTCTTTCTCGTCGCCACGCGGGTCTATGGGCGTGGTCACGCCTTCGCTAAACACAGAGTTGTCGCCTTCCGAGAGAGACCTGgaaatagaaaaataatatatcCGAACGTTTTTTTATGATTACCTGACTAGCAAACAATAATTCATGTTTGCCTTCCACAttgttcaataaattataaatcaagTAAACTTTTGCAATCATAGGAAATGGAACCAGGAAAGTAATGTCCACAGCAATATAAAAATCTCCTGGGAAATTAGTAGGTATGTTCGTACTATTGACAGTTAGATATTGAACTATAATATAGAATTGGTACATTGCAGTCTTAGAGATAAGATTCAATTTTCTTGAGCTTTCGCTTTTTTAATCagcttcgattttttttttttcataattacatattttataggAATGTAAATTAAATGGGAACTGCAATAATATAGGtgtacatattattatggtgTATCATCATACAGAATGTATTTTTAGacttttttcccctcactagctcggaaacacgtgttttgtcctttaataccagcgggtaaaaacgcattttatccactagtgggtaaagtaatttgaccttgaataaagtgaaattaactgctttaaaattgataaaagtatgtgaatctagtaattaagatgatttaccacctgtggaactactggaaacagtgataaacgcatttttttgcgttgtagtttcctcgctatagtgaggggaaaagttttgtgttacactcgggtgcaaatgtattttacttctcgtgtgttaaaaaactcgcaagttcaggattctattctcgaaccactcgcttcgctcgtggttcaactatggaatcctttcacttgctcgtttttcaattccacactcggcgttaaaatacaactttgcccccttgtataacaaataactattaatccgCCATAGTAATCATGAGCAATTTTTACTAGGTAGGGTTGCCAAAATTgcaggatttttttttctctcccATAGagatacaaaaatacaaatggAAAACTACCTCAtcctcaaataaaaaaaatgtccaatatTACCTAAACATGAAGTTGTTTAAAAAAGAGAAAATGggtttatattcatattcaccTTAAACTCAAATTGTCAACATCCAAATTCAGTGTATCCTTCCTCCGACTTCTCTCTACATGTTCTTTCACCACTAAATTTTCTTCAGAAGTGATGCGGACCTGCACATCAAACTTATCTGTCTTCTTAGTGTCACCGTCATTCGGCACAGCCATTTTCACACTCTCACAAACTGTATTCACCCTACTCGCTTTTATATGCTCTGTATCCTCAAAATGTTCTTTACGGTCTTCAAAATGGAATGATGCTTCTGGGTCTCGTTTCTCAGTATCTTTATCTTTCTTGCCTTCAACTGTTGAACCACTTTCAGAAGTTGTACTAGAAAATTCTGCACCTTCTTTCAATGTGCGCACTTTTATTTGTACATCGAATTTGGATAAGAGTTCTAGTTTTGTCTGAAAAGTAGGCTGACTGTCTTTTGATTGTTTGTTATAGCTAGTTAGGCTCACCGATTCTTGCACTTGCGAGGGTTGCTCTTCTACGGATGATTGTTTTTCATCTACTGATGCCTGTTCACCAATTGGTGAATTGTTCTCAGAATATTCTGTAGATTTTACTTCTTCCTGATGAACTGATTCTTTATGGGTCTCTGAAGAAACTAATTCCTCTTCCCTATATTCAGAATCAGGGTCTAAAGTCTCTATGGTACTGTTTATTTCACTATTAACAGTCTTAATCACCACTTCACTTCCACTATAGTCATCTACATTTTGAGAGTGAGGACTGTAAGTCACTTCAAGTTTCACTTTTCGAGAAGCCAAGTCTTCGGGATCAGAATCTATAATTTTACGCCTCAAGATGTGATTCTCCAAGGTCAGTTTCTCTATAACATCAGCATACTCTATGCAATGAGAGTGCTGCTCGTATTTCTGTTTGAGCTCCTTCAATTCGTTCTTGGATATTTCCAAAGCTGTCCGGAGGGATACCACAGTCTGGTGCAGGGCCCTCACAGTGTCCAGGTGCACCGCCCCAGCCGGGACTGCCTCCAGCCTGCCGCTATCCATTCCTTAATGCCCGCCGTCACTCCAGCCGACAACATCCCATACATGACTACAGCTATTCTTCCAAACACTTTAATTTACAAGCTCAGAAGCCTCCATCGCCACGCCGATATTACCAGAccttaaataaacaaacaaattataacttCATAATAATACTCACGAAACTGTCACGGAATCACACTTGAAAATTACTTACGATTGACCCAATTTGTCGTTCGACAGTACGACCATCAGCGACGATTCACGACGCATTTTTAGATGCTTATCGTGTCTCGTACTGGTTCCGAGATCCACCAACGTACCAAGGCACAAGTGGGGCATGCAATCGATAAAACAACTCTACCCAGGCAGAGCTAATTAAGCTTTCAAAGCCCTCAAAAGTTAGTTCGGCGCGGCGCACAGGTGGTACGGACAGCTGATAAGGCTTCAACACGTAAGGTTGTAATTAAGCCGGGATATTATCTTTAAATCGCTTCTTCAAGGTTGTAAgatataactataattataagATACTTGAAAAATCTCTTGGCTTAGTCCTTGTAAACAAATCAATAATTCAATTTGCTGTTCGCGGGCGCAAATGTGATGGAGAGAGTACTATGCACCATCTTTGTCTAACGCTGTCATAATGACAACCAATTTCGTATTTATGGCCGCTAAAACTTGCGCTCAAACAGATTAAGGAAACCATTCATGAACATTacttattttttgaataactttatttttctTACTGGTCACACTttcgtcaagtgtcaatgtcaaacTCAGTGTCCTCAGTGTATTATACATAacctaaaaaatattttgtttttatttcttacatttacaGAATGTTATCTGTTATAAATATTTGCAAAaatgttcacatacatacattactagTTCAACAAATAAGATTCAAATCCAAAACACATTGGGTAATATATTTTTAcgttttcaattattttataaacttcTAGTGACTATATTTTATAAAGTATTTGATTTACATCTGTAGGCTAAATTAAGAAAGAAAACTAGTCCAAAGTACAAGGCTCAGAACCACTTCGACGAGTTCTATGGGTCTGTGTTCGGCGGGAAATGGCCCCCGATGAAGGAGGCGATGCTGCGGCGCTCCAAGTATGTGGCTGTCGTCAACAACTATGGAGACGCTGAAGAAACTATTGCATTCCTCACTGAGAGAGGTAAATATTCGTATTTGCTTACTATTTTCTAAAACTTTTCATTTAAATTTGCAAATGAAACCTAAGTCAGTGAGTGTAGTAATATTTTGGCATAGAGTAGATTATAGTTTGTGTGaattgtatataagtattaagCAATTGTCATAAAGcatgtttttgtttaaaaatacaaacattttttaattattgttgaACAGGATTAAAACAAACAACAACTGTTGAACAGGtttaaggttaactggaagaaatccttTAAttggataagttcgcctttgtacaaatgatgtgtgtgttatttttatttctttcctgttatatattatgtgtttttatttttgtacaataatacTTACAACAACTTGTTTGTTAATTTTGTATTAGATTCATTTTATGCTACTCATTTCTAGGTGCCCACTGCCTCAGAGCCCTCATGTCAGTACAGGAAGAGTTCCACAAGCAGTTCCCACCCACAcccacacacacagacacacaggcAGCCAGCGTGGAACAGTTCACAGCCAAAGTGCAGTCAGATGACATTTCCAGTATATACCCGCAGGATAACCTGCCTGAGAAGCTTGAGCTGAGTGATATGACGATTAGAAGTAGTGAGGAGGAGAAGGAAGTTGAGAAACAGTAAGTGTAACAAATAATTAGAGATTTACCAACTATTGTATTGGcggactaggccgactaccgactagtcggtgTTTGgatggccgattagtcggccaaAACATAATTGTcaactaaattcacattttgaatgttacTTTTGGTCCTTggttcgcgcttttcatgattttttaatagttcaatatttatatacattttccatttttaacaaccggcttggcttagtgggtagtgatccttCTAATGAAATCATCGATAATCCCAGGTAGGAAATGTATTTCTGTGATGATTaaagatatttgttgttttgacaaaCAAAGCAATTATGAATAGTTACATAaaacaaccataattttcagctgtAGCTTTCAGTTTatctatcactaatgaagtgctgactagtcggtacatccctacaaATAATATATCATACTCCAAGATCGCATTAGATTGATTATAAGAGACTTTTGTTATGGTAACTGAAAATATTGTGAAatcataataggctagtttcctactagtcaaatcagcttctttttaataactgtcaaaatgatttgctaatatggaattactatgaaatactgaggagtgatgtcacagtcaattcatttactttatatctttctcttcgacttattaaatagaaattatgtttaaacataactactgtccatatttttcttctatttaTGTGGTgctgcactgcataaaatattttattttaagtgtaggaaaCTAGCTTATTGTATTAGTTTTTCTATTTAGAAATTTGTTATAGCAAAGGGCAATGGCCCATGACATGCATGCCATATTTTACCTAACTCAAATCTAGGATATTTTTGGTAAGGAGTAGTTGTGGATAATTAAAGTTGGCTAGTAAGTAATGCTTTTCATTTATGACTAAAAATATTAGACTGCCATGCAAACATCGTTTGACATTCAATTTCATCACATAAactcaacaacaacaacatataaGGTAAGGTATATATAATAGTAAGCTGTATGATATACATAAAcatttatggttatttagtaggtattccatttctcgtcattgcgacatttcctgcacctattaagctcttatagatctctgtttggcccaaaggttagctggtagagaatgccttctggcattaagttcgccttttgtacattttttttactgtgcaataaagtttaaataaataaataaatataaggtGAAATCTGCAATTTCTTTTTgtagcagatagcaccttgtacgtTATGGGTAAGATGCTAtttcctgaaaaaaaaaattgcagattGTACCaatacgttgttgtcgtcgaacTATCAATTTCTGTAGTTAGTGCTGCAATGCTATTCAGAGAGGCAGACCAGACAGACACTGACATGATAACACCACAGACAAATGTTGTCAATATGATAGGAAATGAAAATAATTGACTTAGAATATTTAGAACTGTAAAAATCCAAACAAAGACATGAAAAGGTTTCATTAATTTTCCAGAACTGTAAAAAGCCAAACCCTAGAGGAATCCCTGGCCAGTGCACAAATGGACATGTCCCGCATCATTGATCCATCGATGGGGGTCACCTCTGAAGCCCTATACCAGTATGTGCCAGCCACACAGCTGAAGGGCATGGATGAATGGGTCCCAGAGTCACTGCACTATTCATATTATTCTAGTAAGTTCACTAACTATTTCCTTTGATtgagaaaataatatttaaaggaTCCC
It encodes the following:
- the LOC125231313 gene encoding uncharacterized protein LOC125231313 gives rise to the protein MAVPNDGDTKKTDKFDVQVRITSEENLVVKEHVERSRRKDTLNLDVDNLSLRSLSEGDNSVFSEGVTTPIDPRGDEKETENASGNESEEVDDIELIFTTDESKDMSNLQEDLVSIRETDHWPPSASTTHSTPVLIKFHTLDPDFQPGETTDNAENENQENSALQGVLADSSLRAKRVSLPNDKEIRHVAFNSKGSLDLPGRGILKSCDNRSDNTLYKRSPNTSTRRLDSVDSLTCEYNRGLSFDNTKSSSFELGSSMDILHRDESVDSFHKTSHFGHRFSVFAERDISKCGTSEDDLYNNVRRNTCPNPFQYRPAGYRLPRGPLKAGALGPRARPVLRETGAPRRESGAQTDVCALPNRWSSDQYLASKISLPSRSIMPTLPIRSAPTRRLTVPAPKLAAPTVAEDTRVLLSDIGFTSMVPELSRSADPVWALGLRASMDLESIPSDHSNYTKFLARSSRSPSTSMDRSYDRLPHYAMPSKVDCRQWRGSLPDFRRDDTDELLEEAETYLRRSIDNLRSTSIEQDRAQSIVGQPYVPAEPRQLRLGHAVKLIAPHGRIAVGRVRYVGIAGGTAATSGVVVGAELPLAACPGAPRNDGTYRGRRYFLAAAGHTALFVPFSKVVMAWAH